The Pocillopora verrucosa isolate sample1 chromosome 14, ASM3666991v2, whole genome shotgun sequence genome has a segment encoding these proteins:
- the LOC131797806 gene encoding mothers against decapentaplegic homolog 1, with protein sequence MSTLFSFAHPAVKRILGWKQGDEEEKWAEIAISYLARRLKKKKGAMEELEKALSNPNQLSQCVTLPRGTDGRIQVRHKKGLPHVIYCRIWRWPDLQSPHELKALDCCEYAFGLKKKEVCINPFHYSRVESPVLPPVLVPRQSEYPKPQPPLPPPFQSAAEPPLPYNACFPFKQQARRPEGSMNMYMAESPKSYISEDAESPCPTDPNTMDVDVVGSLPTMVNQPYLSHVTPVSYQEPISWCSISYYELNNRVGDQFHAYRNSIMVDGFTDPNTKNSERFCLGQLTNVSRNSTIESARRHIGKGVHLYYVGGEVFAECLSDSAIFVQSRNCNNSHGFHPTTVCKIPSGCTLKIFNNQEFAQLLSQSVNYDFKAVYDLVKMCSIRLSFVKGWGAEYHRQDVTSTPCWIEIHLRGPLQWLDKVLTQMNTEGMNSTNSFD encoded by the exons ATGTCTACGCTGTTTTCGTTTGCGCACCCTGCTGTCAAGAGAATACTTGGTTGGAAGCAAGGCGACGAGGAGGAAAAATGGGCCGAAATTGCAATTTCATACTTGGCTAGAAGGctcaaaaagaagaaaggtgCTATGGAGGAGCTTGAAAAAGCGCTTTCCAACCCGAATCAACTATCACAATGCGTTACTCTCCCTCGAGGCACCGATGGACGAATTCAAGTTCGTCACAAGAAAGGGTTGCCTCATGTTATCTATTGCCGCATTTGGCGATGGCCCGATCTCCAGAGTCCTCACGAATTAAAGGCACTGGATTGTTGCGAATATGCTTTtggtttgaaaaagaaagaagtctGTATCAATCCTTTCCACTATAGTCGCGTGGAGAGCCCAG TGTTACCTCCAGTGTTGGTGCCACGGCAAAGTGAATACCCAAAACCTCAACCACCCTTACCACCCCCATTTCAAAGTGCAGCAGAACCTCCATTGCCATACAATGCTTGTTTCCCTTTCAAACAACAAGCACGTAGGCCTGAGGGCAGCATGAACATGTACATGGCAG aGTCACCCAAAAGTTATATATCAGAGGATGCAGAATCACCATGTCCTACAGACCCAAATACTATGGATGTAGATGTTGTTGGATCTCTGCCAACAATGGTGAACCAACCAT ATTTATCTCATGTTACTCCAGTAAGCTATCAAGAACCAATATCATGGTGCTCTATCTCCTACTATGAGCTGAACAACAGAGTTGGAGATCAGTTCCATGCTTATCGTAACAGTATCATGGTAGATGGATTCACAGATCCAAACACCAAAAACTCAGAAAGATTCTGTTTAGGTCAATTAACCAATGTCAGTCGTAACTCAACCATTGAGAGTGCAAGGCGACATATTGGAAAAGGTGTGCATCTGTACTACGTGGGTGGAGAGGTTTTTGCTGAATGCCTCAGTGACTCTGCCATCTTTGTGCAGAGTAGAAATTGCAACAACAGCCATGGTTTTCACCCTACAACAGTGTGTAAGATCCCTTCAGGCTGtaccttgaaaattttcaacaaccAAGAATTTGCACAGTTGCTTTCTCAGTCTGTTAATTATGATTTTAAGGCTGTATACGATTTGGTAAAGATGTGTTCCATTCGGCTGAGTTTTGTCAAAGGCTGGGGGGCTGAGTATCATCGCCAAGATGTTACAAGTACACCGTGCTGGATTGAAATTCATCTGCGTGGTCCTCTACAATGGCTTGACAAGGTGCTGACTCAGATGAATACTGAAGGAATGAATTCAACAAACTCATTTGATTGA
- the LOC131797850 gene encoding exosome complex component RRP43-like, producing MAADFKTAQPLEYYRQFLKEDVRPDGRALLEFRKTILNVGSISTAEGSALVKVGNTTVVCGVKAEFAVPSQDKPKHGFIVPNVDLPPLCSSRFRPGPPGEQAQVLSQFVADVISNCEPINLEDLCIVEGKLSWVLYVDIMCLSYDGNITDACLIAAIAALLNTHLHSVTIDEETQTPLPSEEREVLLNLRAHPVSATLGVFDDTVLFADPTDEEENLVTGIVTVVITDDDKIAAVHKPGGSPLVDDKLQECFKVAVKRAKEVRDLVQTACINVDR from the exons ATGGCGGCGGATTTCAA GACTGCACAGCCATTAGAATATTACAGGCAGTTTCTG AAGGAGGATGTAAGGCCAGATGGTCGTGCACTCTTAGAGTTTAGAAAAACGATTCTCAATGTTG GTTCTATATCGACAGCCGAGGGATCGGCTTTGGTTAAAGTTGGAAACACGACAGTTGTCTGTGGAGTCAAAGCA GAGTTTGCTGTGCCAAGTCAGGATAAACCAAAACATGGTTTCATAG TTCCTAATGTAGATTTACCTCCTCTTTGTTCCTCCCGTTTTCGCCCGGGTCCTCCTGGTGAACAAGCACAAGTTTTGAGTCAATTTGTGGCTGATGTTATCTCCAA CTGTGAACCAATCAATCTGGAGGACTTGTGTATTGTGGAGGGCAAG TTGTCATGGGTCCTGTATGTGGATATTATGTGTCTTAGTTATGATGGAAATATAACAGATGCATGTCTCATAGCTGCTATTGCTGCCCTCCTAAACA CACACCTTCATTCAGTGACAATAGATGAAGAAACACAAACTCCATTACCATCTGAAGAGAGAGAAGTTCTGTTGAACCTCAGGGCACATCCTGTCTCTGCTACACTTGGTGTATTTGATGA CACAGTATTGTTTGCTGATCCAACAGATGAAGAGGAAAATCTAGTGACTGGAATTGTGACAGTAGTTATCACAGATGATGATAAAATTGCAGCAGTTCATAAACCAG gtgGATCACCCCTAGTGGATGATAAACTACAGGAATGCTTCAAAGTGGCAGTGAAAAGAGCAAAAGAAGTCAGAGATCTTGTACAAACAGCTTGTATAAATGTTGACAGATGA
- the LOC131797842 gene encoding putative transcription factor SPT20 homolog-like 2 isoform X2, with product MIGAIHGDIKPQEVINSACRRLLKRKRPSSGKWQSLEERLLDCYIESCEGAPKDKRFCHGVRLLEKVVLQDNLSTLVVNLYARNEGYSLMLKGKNGADSETVKLPYEESEFLDYLDAQELPPVLIDLLEKSQANIFYSGCVIVEVRDYRHSPTGNSYDSNYVLLRPTYQTLVCDINAMTRESPNWTEESKLVLESQLLLATEGPLCLDPSIEVAQVANQLQFNRNKFHTCGIRRSIRRHSQAFYNRAGLVSLCNAPSYLKVLDFLSHYKKPQPPVNLRLAKTPQTTDTWRQKPIHLSPPARVDVDLFSKIIERPKLTADNTPEKVQEVTLEGEKTNNRNYFCRVTIRRRPTDLQYLGELYLEEDTSNTQGAPAVPNTNTSASNKAGKACHFFLGSKLGAQKYLQQFQDLYTEEGRKSVKICTYIPGQHQVAQAAAAAASQQASHAHNPNQTSTATVVPVSGNPNIQDQTQGKVAIPLPTATNTVTVIQSNNLGIGSHTTLPGNSAVSQVPVVQSLSNVRTYGQKLAMFQQQGTVVGTVPSGTGVPLSGTTKIATAGTVTRYISTAQPGTTLQVSSVKPVPVSSIVKSVPTTGRRISHPDTATSLQSPTTPSGGYTGVVGAYMQPVVGPGGMSVTVPAGATVTVAGATPIVPVSKSVAIASGPLPTQFIATGLKSANQTLQPAPGTSLTLLQGTTNIQTQQAQIVHQTRSPSTTFTIPGNLVPITHIQSVTGATINAQIQAKTSPQGTPAGQPQPILPNTPLSPPSGMATVTLNTRPIRPQQQQQRKINAGAGTSPTAIAALTSTVNRTTTNLQPLVPIGTQLQQQPFQVRMVQFPQQGGPTQIQPTIVQSPRGATPVQINTQQAQVVQGLQQIQGKPVTTVKVTQQTQGAQTTARTPGRSPAQRRRSQNK from the exons ATGATTGGTGCTATTCATGGGGACATCAAGCCTCAG GAGGTGATAAACTCTGCTTGTCGCCGactattgaaaagaaaaagaccaaGCTCAGGAAAATG GCAGTCTTTAGAGGAACGTCTTCTGGACTGTTACATAGAATCATGTGAAGGGGCCCCAAAAGACAAG CGCTTTTGTCATGGAGTACGGCTGCTGGAGAAAGTTGTTCTTCAAGACAATCTTTCAACCCTTGTTGTAAACCTGTACGCCAGGAATGAAGGCTACTCATTGATGCTTAAAGGCAAGAATGGTGCAG ATTCAGAAACTGTGAAGCTGCCTTATGAA GAGTCTGAATTCTTGGATTACCTTGATGCCCAAGAG CTTCCTCCAGTCCTGATTGATCTGTTAGAAAAATCTCAG gcaaatattttttatagtGGTTGTGTCATAGTTGAAGTGCGAGACTACCGCCACAGTCCCACAGGCAACTCATATGACAGCAACTATGTCTTACTTCGTCCAACTTACCAG ACACTTGTTTGTGACATAAACGCTATGACTCGCGAGTCACCTAACTGGACCGAAGAGAGTAAGTTAGTATTGGAATCCCAGTTGCTGTTAGCAACAGAAGGCCCTTTGTGTCTTGACCCTTCAATAGAAGTTGCACAGGTTGCAAATCAACTCCAGTTCAACAGGAACAAGTTCCATACATGTGGCATCAGAAG GAGCATAAGAAGACACTCCCAAGCATTCTATAACAGAGCAGGACTGGTGTCCCTGTGTAATGCTCCCTCTTACCTGAAAGTTCTCGATTTCCTGTCACACTACAAGAAGCCACAGCCACCTGTCAATCTTCGTCTTGCAAAGACACCGCAGACAACTGACACATGGAGACAAAAGCCAATTCACCTCTCACCACCTGCAAGGGTTGAT GTTGacttgttttccaaaataattgAACGTCCAAAGCTGACAGCTGATAACACACCAGAAAAGGTTCAGGAAGTCACACTAGAAGGAGAAAAGACCAATAACAGGAATTACTTCTGCCGTGTGACTATTCGACGGAGACCAACAGACTTGCAATACTTAGGTGAACTATACCTGGAAGAAGATACAAGCAATACACAAGGGGCTCCTGCTGTTCCAAACACAAACACTTCAGCATCCAACAAGGCAGGAAAGGCCTGTCACTTTTTTCTTGGAAGTAAACTTGGAGCTCAAAA GTATCTTCAGCAGTTCCAAGACTTGTACACTGAGGAGGGGCGTAAGTCTGTGAAGATTTGCACCTACATTCCTGGCCAACACCAGGTGGCACAAGCTGCAGCAGCTGCTGCCAGTCAACAGGCATCACATGCACATAATCCCAATCAGACATCAACAGCCACTGTTGTTCCTGTTTCTGGAAATCCAAATATACAAGACCAGACACAGGGCAAGGTGGCAATACCTCTACCCACAGCCACAAACACTGTGACTGTAATTCAGAGTAATAATTTGGGAATAGGGTCACACACCACGTTACCTGGTAACTCTGCAGTGTCTCAAGTACCTGTTGTACAAAGTCTTTCTAATGTCCGCACTTACGGACAGAAGCTAGCAATGTTTCAGCAGCAAGGAACAGTAGTTGGCACAGTTCCAAGTGGGACTGGTGTGCCCCTTAGTGGAACAACTAAGATTGCTACAGCAG GCACAGTCACACGGTACATTTCGACAGCACAGCCAGGAACAACACTTCAAGTCTCAAGTGTAAAACCTGTTCCTGTTTCCTCCATTGTCAAATCCGTTCCAACAACAGGGAGAAGGATATCTCATCCAGACACTGCTACCTCACTACAGTCACCCACCACACCTAGTGGGGGGTACACAGGAGTTGTGGGAGCCTACATGCAG CCAGTTGTTGGTCCTGGAGGAATGAGTGTCACTGTCCCAGCTGGAGCAACTGTTACAGTAGCAGGTGCCACGCCCATTGTTCCAGTTTCCAAAAGTGTAGCCATAGCATCAGGTCCTTTACCAACACAGTTCATCGCGACAGGCTTgaaatcagccaatcagacctTACAACCTGCACCAGGGACATCTCTCACCCTACTACAG GGCACCACAAACATCCAAACACAACAAGCTCAGATAGTCCATCAGACAAGATCTCCATCTACAACTTTTACT ATTCCTGGTAACTTGGTTCCAATAACCCACATTCAGTCAGTAACTGGAGCAACCATCAATGCTCAGATACAGGCGAAAACATCTCCTCAGGGTACCCCTGCTGGCCAACCACAGCCTATTCTACCAAACAcacctctctcccctccctcAGGGATGGCTACAGTTACTCTGAATACAAGACCCATTCgtccacaacaacaacagcaaaggAAGATCAAtgcag GAGCTGGAACATCACCAACAGCCATAGCTGCACTAACATCCACCGTCAACCGAACCACTACAAACCTGCAACCTTTGGTACCAATTGGAACACAACTTCAGCAGCAGCCATTTCAGGTACGAATGGTGCAGTTCCCACAGCAAGGTGGCCCCACCCAGATACAGCCCACCATTGTGCAGTCACCAAGAGGAGCAACCCCTGTCCAAATAAACACACAGCAAGCTCAAGTAGTGCAAGGTTTACAACAG aTCCAAGGAAAACCAGTCACAACAGTCAAAGTAACTCAACAAACACAAGGAGCACAAACAACAGCCAGAACACCTGGAAGATCCCCAGCACAGCGACGAAGATCGCAAAATAAGTAA
- the LOC131797842 gene encoding putative transcription factor SPT20 homolog-like 2 isoform X1, producing the protein MWILKNCNIHFMEEIMIGAIHGDIKPQEVINSACRRLLKRKRPSSGKWQSLEERLLDCYIESCEGAPKDKRFCHGVRLLEKVVLQDNLSTLVVNLYARNEGYSLMLKGKNGADSETVKLPYEESEFLDYLDAQELPPVLIDLLEKSQANIFYSGCVIVEVRDYRHSPTGNSYDSNYVLLRPTYQTLVCDINAMTRESPNWTEESKLVLESQLLLATEGPLCLDPSIEVAQVANQLQFNRNKFHTCGIRRSIRRHSQAFYNRAGLVSLCNAPSYLKVLDFLSHYKKPQPPVNLRLAKTPQTTDTWRQKPIHLSPPARVDVDLFSKIIERPKLTADNTPEKVQEVTLEGEKTNNRNYFCRVTIRRRPTDLQYLGELYLEEDTSNTQGAPAVPNTNTSASNKAGKACHFFLGSKLGAQKYLQQFQDLYTEEGRKSVKICTYIPGQHQVAQAAAAAASQQASHAHNPNQTSTATVVPVSGNPNIQDQTQGKVAIPLPTATNTVTVIQSNNLGIGSHTTLPGNSAVSQVPVVQSLSNVRTYGQKLAMFQQQGTVVGTVPSGTGVPLSGTTKIATAGTVTRYISTAQPGTTLQVSSVKPVPVSSIVKSVPTTGRRISHPDTATSLQSPTTPSGGYTGVVGAYMQPVVGPGGMSVTVPAGATVTVAGATPIVPVSKSVAIASGPLPTQFIATGLKSANQTLQPAPGTSLTLLQGTTNIQTQQAQIVHQTRSPSTTFTIPGNLVPITHIQSVTGATINAQIQAKTSPQGTPAGQPQPILPNTPLSPPSGMATVTLNTRPIRPQQQQQRKINAGAGTSPTAIAALTSTVNRTTTNLQPLVPIGTQLQQQPFQVRMVQFPQQGGPTQIQPTIVQSPRGATPVQINTQQAQVVQGLQQIQGKPVTTVKVTQQTQGAQTTARTPGRSPAQRRRSQNK; encoded by the exons ATGTGGATCTTAAAGAATTGCAACATTCATTTCATGGAAGAG ATAATGATTGGTGCTATTCATGGGGACATCAAGCCTCAG GAGGTGATAAACTCTGCTTGTCGCCGactattgaaaagaaaaagaccaaGCTCAGGAAAATG GCAGTCTTTAGAGGAACGTCTTCTGGACTGTTACATAGAATCATGTGAAGGGGCCCCAAAAGACAAG CGCTTTTGTCATGGAGTACGGCTGCTGGAGAAAGTTGTTCTTCAAGACAATCTTTCAACCCTTGTTGTAAACCTGTACGCCAGGAATGAAGGCTACTCATTGATGCTTAAAGGCAAGAATGGTGCAG ATTCAGAAACTGTGAAGCTGCCTTATGAA GAGTCTGAATTCTTGGATTACCTTGATGCCCAAGAG CTTCCTCCAGTCCTGATTGATCTGTTAGAAAAATCTCAG gcaaatattttttatagtGGTTGTGTCATAGTTGAAGTGCGAGACTACCGCCACAGTCCCACAGGCAACTCATATGACAGCAACTATGTCTTACTTCGTCCAACTTACCAG ACACTTGTTTGTGACATAAACGCTATGACTCGCGAGTCACCTAACTGGACCGAAGAGAGTAAGTTAGTATTGGAATCCCAGTTGCTGTTAGCAACAGAAGGCCCTTTGTGTCTTGACCCTTCAATAGAAGTTGCACAGGTTGCAAATCAACTCCAGTTCAACAGGAACAAGTTCCATACATGTGGCATCAGAAG GAGCATAAGAAGACACTCCCAAGCATTCTATAACAGAGCAGGACTGGTGTCCCTGTGTAATGCTCCCTCTTACCTGAAAGTTCTCGATTTCCTGTCACACTACAAGAAGCCACAGCCACCTGTCAATCTTCGTCTTGCAAAGACACCGCAGACAACTGACACATGGAGACAAAAGCCAATTCACCTCTCACCACCTGCAAGGGTTGAT GTTGacttgttttccaaaataattgAACGTCCAAAGCTGACAGCTGATAACACACCAGAAAAGGTTCAGGAAGTCACACTAGAAGGAGAAAAGACCAATAACAGGAATTACTTCTGCCGTGTGACTATTCGACGGAGACCAACAGACTTGCAATACTTAGGTGAACTATACCTGGAAGAAGATACAAGCAATACACAAGGGGCTCCTGCTGTTCCAAACACAAACACTTCAGCATCCAACAAGGCAGGAAAGGCCTGTCACTTTTTTCTTGGAAGTAAACTTGGAGCTCAAAA GTATCTTCAGCAGTTCCAAGACTTGTACACTGAGGAGGGGCGTAAGTCTGTGAAGATTTGCACCTACATTCCTGGCCAACACCAGGTGGCACAAGCTGCAGCAGCTGCTGCCAGTCAACAGGCATCACATGCACATAATCCCAATCAGACATCAACAGCCACTGTTGTTCCTGTTTCTGGAAATCCAAATATACAAGACCAGACACAGGGCAAGGTGGCAATACCTCTACCCACAGCCACAAACACTGTGACTGTAATTCAGAGTAATAATTTGGGAATAGGGTCACACACCACGTTACCTGGTAACTCTGCAGTGTCTCAAGTACCTGTTGTACAAAGTCTTTCTAATGTCCGCACTTACGGACAGAAGCTAGCAATGTTTCAGCAGCAAGGAACAGTAGTTGGCACAGTTCCAAGTGGGACTGGTGTGCCCCTTAGTGGAACAACTAAGATTGCTACAGCAG GCACAGTCACACGGTACATTTCGACAGCACAGCCAGGAACAACACTTCAAGTCTCAAGTGTAAAACCTGTTCCTGTTTCCTCCATTGTCAAATCCGTTCCAACAACAGGGAGAAGGATATCTCATCCAGACACTGCTACCTCACTACAGTCACCCACCACACCTAGTGGGGGGTACACAGGAGTTGTGGGAGCCTACATGCAG CCAGTTGTTGGTCCTGGAGGAATGAGTGTCACTGTCCCAGCTGGAGCAACTGTTACAGTAGCAGGTGCCACGCCCATTGTTCCAGTTTCCAAAAGTGTAGCCATAGCATCAGGTCCTTTACCAACACAGTTCATCGCGACAGGCTTgaaatcagccaatcagacctTACAACCTGCACCAGGGACATCTCTCACCCTACTACAG GGCACCACAAACATCCAAACACAACAAGCTCAGATAGTCCATCAGACAAGATCTCCATCTACAACTTTTACT ATTCCTGGTAACTTGGTTCCAATAACCCACATTCAGTCAGTAACTGGAGCAACCATCAATGCTCAGATACAGGCGAAAACATCTCCTCAGGGTACCCCTGCTGGCCAACCACAGCCTATTCTACCAAACAcacctctctcccctccctcAGGGATGGCTACAGTTACTCTGAATACAAGACCCATTCgtccacaacaacaacagcaaaggAAGATCAAtgcag GAGCTGGAACATCACCAACAGCCATAGCTGCACTAACATCCACCGTCAACCGAACCACTACAAACCTGCAACCTTTGGTACCAATTGGAACACAACTTCAGCAGCAGCCATTTCAGGTACGAATGGTGCAGTTCCCACAGCAAGGTGGCCCCACCCAGATACAGCCCACCATTGTGCAGTCACCAAGAGGAGCAACCCCTGTCCAAATAAACACACAGCAAGCTCAAGTAGTGCAAGGTTTACAACAG aTCCAAGGAAAACCAGTCACAACAGTCAAAGTAACTCAACAAACACAAGGAGCACAAACAACAGCCAGAACACCTGGAAGATCCCCAGCACAGCGACGAAGATCGCAAAATAAGTAA
- the LOC131797846 gene encoding ankyrin repeat and SOCS box protein 5-like — translation MGNSPCSRREQLEVSPEVLVCRLKRAAYKGSNKHLRELLKAGAPIDGCHKYGKTALHEAVRHGQIRCVEILLNYRANVNISTYDGLTPLHEAAEQGFVDCLAALINHGAEINAATRSQWTALHYAARNGHRDCLEVLLQHGANVNATANGGWRPLHTAVRHGHTTCVELLLRYNAEVDPPLVPSYRILQVPLHHAAEYGHLACLEALLRQGADVNSKTAEGWTAMHSAALYGRTSCVEALIRYGADVNAKTIYVTQGTSYNDTPLHLAARHSHTMCIKRLIQANANLWTKNCLGLTAERFVTDSRVQNWMENIRCRPRSLQLQCSAAIRNYVKHDKTKNAVKLPLPPHLLRQVLFEQDIKIV, via the exons ATGGGGAACTCGCCTTGCTCGAGGAGGGAACAGCTTGAAGTCAGCCCAGAAGTTTTGGTTTGTCGATTGAAACGGGCTGCTTACAAAGGCTCTAATAAGCACCTTCGGGAGCTTTTGAAAGCTGGTGCACCTATCGACGGTTGTCACAAATACGGGAAGACTGCGCTTCACGAAGCCGTGAGGCACGGTCAAATTAGATGTGTTGAAATACTTCTGAACTATCGGGCCAACGTAAATATATCAACGTATGATGGACTTACACCGCTACATGAGGCTGCCGAACAAGGCTTTGTAGATTGTTTGGCAGCACTTATAAATCATGGAGCTGAGATAAACGCCGCGACTAGAAGTCAGTGGACGGCACTGCATTATGCTGCAAGGAACGGACATAGGGACTGTTTAGAAGTCCTTTTACAACATGGGGCTAATGTAAATGCAACCGCAAACGGAGGCTGGAGACCTTTGCATACGGCTGTTCGTCATGGGCACACAACGTGCGTTGAACTCTTACTCCGCTATAACGCCGAAGTAGACCCTCCTTTGGTGCCTTCGTATCGG ATTCTTCAAGTCCCACTCCACCATGCAGCAGAATATGGGCATCTAGCTTGCTTAGAGGCTCTTCTAAGGCAAGGCGCAGATGTTAATTCTAAGACCGCGGAAGGCTGGACAGCAATGCATTCAGCAGCGCTCTACGGCCGCACATCATGTGTGGAAGCACTGATCAG ATATGGTGCAGATGTGAATGCAAAGACAATATATGTAACACAAGGGACGTCTTACAACGACACTCCTCTACATTTGGCTGCTCGTCATAGCCACACAATGTGCATCAAAAGACTTATACAGGCTAATGCCAATTTATGGACTAAAAATTGCCTTGGATTAACAGCCGAAAGGTTTGTCACAGATTCAAGGGTGCAGAATTGGATGGAAAATATCCGATGCAGACCCAGGTCTCTACAACTGCAGTGTTCTGCAGCAATCAGAAACTATGTAAaacatgacaaaacaaaaaatgcgGTGAAGCTGCCTCTTCCTCCGCATCTTTTAAGACAAGTACTTTTCGAACAAGACATCAAGATTGTCTAG
- the LOC131797847 gene encoding adenosine receptor A2a-like yields the protein MVIEDPRMNSTLSADGSDAQIISFEVVGVDLLVFVILDYSLGTIIMVTNGFLFFTIYHDPCRCLRTPSVFLIASLSVADFFVGVVSFLRGAELTYFYRGLGDLLILNLVEYFIGAVSILAAVSTLMAMSYEHYVAVIKPFQYPHKITNKKAKIAIAVTWINGLIMSVLPIADVKRENFLLAYCYSHFVIPSSVLTAVYVKIYRAIFRQSEELRNVRASLTAANRRKQLERENRMVIMFAMILLAFFLSFIPYFIHVQILYFCSCRNTYSYKVYYLVANEFLSVSSMINPFMYAWRLPKFNHSLRSWFRHRRLTRNVVVAWNGAKCNENPVIG from the coding sequence ATGGTAATCGAAGACCCAAGAATGAACTCGACATTATCGGCTGATGGCAGTGACGCTCAAATAATCAGTTTTGAAGTCGTTGGTGTTGATCTCCTTGTCTTCGTGATTCTTGATTACTCTCTAGGAACAATAATCATGGTCACAAATGGCTTCCTCTTCTTCACAATTTACCACGATCCCTGTCGCTGTTTGCGGACCCCGTCTGTGTTCCTCATCGCCAGTCTTTCAGTCGCGGATTTTTTCGTCGGAGTTGTGAGCTTTCTGAGAGGTGCTGAGTTAACTTACTTCTACCGTGGTTTGGGGGACCTGCTCATTCTGAATCTGGTTGAATATTTTATCGGAGCCGTTTCGATTCTTGCCGCTGTTTCCACTCTCATGGCGATGTCGTACGAACATTATGTTGCAGTGATCAAACCTTTCCAATATCCACATAAAATCACTAACAAAAAAGCCAAGATTGCTATCGCAGTAACTTGGATAAACGGATTAATTATGTCTGTTCTTCCCATAGCTGATGTGAAAAGGGAGAACTTTCTGCTAGCTTACTGCTACTCCCATTTCGTGATTCCATCATCTGTTCTAACAGCAGTTTATGTGAAAATATACCGCGCGATTTTCCGTCAGAGCGAGGAACTTAGAAATGTCCGCGCAAGTCTCACAGCGGCCAACAGAAGGAAACAACTCGAGAGAGAGAACAGGATGGTTATCATGTTTGCGATGATCCTTTTGGcgttttttctgtcatttataCCTTATTTTATTCACGTGcagattttgtatttttgttccTGTCGAAACACGTATTCGTACAAAGTATATTACTTGGTTGCGAACGAATTTCTCTCCGTAAGCTCCATGATCAATCCTTTCATGTACGCCTGGAGACTTCCAAAGTTCAACCACTCGTTACGTTCATGGTTCCGACACAGGCGACTGACTAGAAATGTCGTGGTGGCGTGGAATGGAGCGAAATGTAACGAAAACCCGGTGATTGGCTGA